One genomic window of Campylobacter sp. MIT 99-7217 includes the following:
- a CDS encoding 50S ribosomal protein L11 methyltransferase, with amino-acid sequence MLDSYNELCLKVDKKYTSVFIDFVFEFGVEAVEEENENIYIRSTENLNELAWAVDLFKDKLKETFNEDFYFDTSLTQKQNKDWIEEYKKNVQPIKINDIYIHSSWQKPEKNLINVQIDPALAFGSGHHESTNSCIELLQEFAKKDMKALDIGCGSGILSIVLAKLGCKTEACDTDELAIQSTLANAKLNKVFLDKIWQGSISKNYDKYDLVIANLIADVILNLKDELKSTLKINSFLILSGILDKYEQRVQEAFKDLNLIKVLRQNEWLSLVYRKEK; translated from the coding sequence ATGTTAGATTCTTATAATGAACTCTGCCTTAAAGTTGATAAAAAATACACTAGCGTGTTTATTGATTTCGTTTTTGAATTTGGTGTAGAAGCTGTAGAAGAGGAAAATGAAAATATTTATATAAGATCTACAGAAAATCTTAACGAGCTTGCTTGGGCTGTTGATTTGTTCAAGGATAAACTCAAAGAAACTTTTAATGAGGATTTTTACTTTGATACCTCTTTAACTCAAAAACAAAATAAAGACTGGATTGAAGAGTATAAAAAGAATGTCCAGCCCATAAAAATCAATGATATTTATATCCATAGTTCTTGGCAAAAACCTGAAAAAAATTTGATCAATGTTCAAATAGATCCTGCCCTAGCCTTTGGATCTGGACATCATGAAAGCACAAATTCCTGTATCGAGCTTTTGCAAGAATTTGCAAAAAAAGATATGAAAGCCTTAGATATTGGCTGTGGAAGTGGAATTTTAAGCATAGTTTTAGCTAAACTTGGTTGCAAAACTGAGGCTTGCGATACTGATGAACTAGCCATTCAAAGCACTTTAGCTAATGCAAAGCTTAATAAAGTCTTTCTTGATAAAATTTGGCAAGGTAGTATCAGTAAAAACTACGATAAATACGATCTTGTGATTGCAAATTTAATCGCTGATGTGATTTTAAATCTCAAAGATGAACTCAAATCCACACTCAAGATAAATTCTTTTTTAATCCTCTCAGGGATCTTGGATAAATACGAACAAAGAGTTCAAGAAGCTTTTAAGGATCTTAATTTAATCAAGGTTCTTAGGCAAAATGAATGGTTAAGCTTAGTTTATAGAAAGGAAAAATAA
- the pssA gene encoding CDP-diacylglycerol--serine O-phosphatidyltransferase, whose amino-acid sequence MNKPHLAYILPNLFTATSAFFGVLSVLASINGLYEKALVYIILALICDGLDGRVARLTNTTSKFGVEFDSLADLVAFGVAPAVLFYMNIGYKYGKIGVVITAFFVIFGAIRLARFNVTTGTYEPSVFIGLPIPTAAVVSSVWTFSYLSYDFLQDYAVLFLVAQGILSLLMVSNIRYPSFKKIPINKALMLKIFILLLIFFSFLYVFPLQSTLIIVSAYVLYGILRAIYTLAISNKKIKKS is encoded by the coding sequence ATGAATAAACCTCATCTTGCCTACATTTTACCAAATCTTTTTACAGCTACTTCAGCCTTTTTTGGTGTTTTATCTGTGCTAGCTTCTATAAATGGCTTATATGAAAAGGCTTTAGTTTATATCATTTTAGCCCTCATTTGCGATGGGCTTGATGGGCGAGTGGCAAGGCTTACAAATACAACTTCTAAATTTGGAGTTGAGTTTGATTCTTTGGCTGATTTGGTTGCTTTTGGTGTAGCTCCTGCGGTTTTATTTTATATGAATATAGGATATAAGTATGGAAAAATAGGCGTTGTTATCACAGCCTTTTTTGTCATTTTTGGGGCTATCCGCCTTGCAAGATTTAATGTTACTACAGGCACTTATGAACCCTCTGTTTTTATAGGGCTTCCTATCCCAACGGCTGCTGTGGTAAGTAGTGTTTGGACTTTTTCATATCTTAGTTATGATTTTTTGCAAGATTATGCGGTTTTATTTCTTGTAGCACAAGGAATTTTATCCTTGCTTATGGTGAGCAATATCCGCTATCCAAGCTTTAAAAAAATTCCCATAAACAAGGCTTTAATGCTCAAAATTTTTATACTTTTGCTGATCTTCTTTTCATTTTTATATGTTTTTCCCTTACAAAGCACTCTGATTATAGTTAGTGCTTATGTTTTATATGGGATTTTAAGAGCTATTTATACCCTAGCCATTTCTAATAAAAAGATCAAAAAATCTTAA
- a CDS encoding ferritin-like domain-containing protein has translation MKKEFFENLEKILYAKNLDDKFRDFDDFYENFKTQSFVFNHEQEAIFKENFYPSKKILSPLKIRRIKNANSNESLAKMIHAIAHIEFSAINLALDASYRFKNLPQKFYEDWLEVADEEIKHFKLLQRALRELGFKYGDFAVHDNLENALKSTKNSLAFRMGVVHRGLEAKGLDANPFVLSKLQNTNHHIKSLLEEILSTILNDEIKHVKKGDFWWSFAKKDEDDFLHLCKKFIQFKLAGKVLNKEARLKAGFSEKELEELENFYSRDKTKI, from the coding sequence ATGAAAAAAGAATTTTTTGAAAATTTAGAAAAAATTTTATATGCAAAAAATTTAGATGATAAATTTAGAGATTTTGATGATTTTTATGAAAATTTTAAAACTCAGAGCTTTGTTTTCAACCATGAACAAGAAGCAATCTTTAAGGAAAATTTTTATCCTAGTAAAAAAATTTTAAGCCCTCTAAAAATTAGACGCATAAAAAACGCAAATTCAAACGAGAGCTTAGCTAAGATGATTCATGCTATCGCTCATATAGAATTTTCAGCCATAAATTTAGCTCTTGATGCAAGTTATCGTTTTAAAAATCTACCCCAGAAATTTTATGAGGATTGGCTTGAGGTAGCTGATGAGGAGATCAAGCATTTTAAGCTTTTGCAAAGGGCTTTAAGGGAGCTTGGTTTTAAATATGGGGATTTTGCTGTGCATGATAATCTTGAAAATGCCCTAAAATCAACCAAAAACTCACTTGCTTTTAGAATGGGTGTTGTGCATAGGGGCTTAGAGGCTAAGGGGCTTGATGCAAATCCCTTTGTGCTTTCTAAACTTCAAAACACAAATCATCATATTAAAAGTTTATTAGAAGAAATTTTAAGCACTATCTTAAATGATGAAATCAAACATGTAAAAAAGGGGGATTTTTGGTGGAGTTTTGCAAAAAAAGATGAAGATGATTTTTTGCATCTTTGCAAGAAATTTATACAATTTAAGCTTGCCGGAAAGGTTTTAAACAAAGAAGCAAGACTTAAGGCTGGTTTTAGTGAAAAAGAACTTGAAGAACTTGAGAATTTTTATTCAAGGGATAAAACTAAAATTTAA
- a CDS encoding chemotaxis response regulator CheY — MKLLVVDDSSTMRRIIKNTLEKLGHNDILEAEHGVEAWDLLEKNDDIKVVITDWNMPEMNGLDLVKKIRAEKKYEDMPIIMVTTEGGKAEVITALKAGVNNYIVKPFTPQVLKEKLEDVLGIGSGETSS; from the coding sequence GTGAAACTACTTGTCGTTGATGATAGCTCTACTATGAGAAGGATCATTAAAAATACTCTTGAAAAACTGGGGCATAATGATATTCTTGAGGCTGAACACGGGGTTGAAGCGTGGGATTTGCTTGAAAAAAATGATGATATTAAGGTTGTTATTACGGATTGGAATATGCCTGAAATGAATGGCTTAGACCTTGTTAAAAAAATACGAGCAGAAAAAAAATACGAGGACATGCCTATTATCATGGTTACGACTGAGGGTGGAAAGGCTGAGGTTATCACTGCACTTAAAGCAGGGGTTAATAACTATATCGTAAAGCCTTTTACGCCTCAAGTTCTTAAAGAAAAACTTGAAGATGTGTTAGGCATTGGCTCAGGAGAAACCAGCTCTTGA
- a CDS encoding MarC family protein has translation MFADFQSHFYAMFFAAITLLAVLNPFGNLTQFLSMTEDMVLTTRKKLFRIILYTALTIVMTFLFTGPFMMKYIFNIGLDDLRIAGGLILMVMATKNLLLSSEAHKSKQDFSQYQNLSENEILRKSIIPMAFPMLVGPGALSTVIVVSEDSGMLIGFGCVCFAFAFMFILFHFAATIERIVGKLILHIFSRIAQVFIMAIGVKMLIVGIKDIFILA, from the coding sequence ATGTTTGCGGATTTTCAAAGTCATTTTTATGCTATGTTTTTTGCTGCCATTACCTTACTTGCAGTACTTAATCCTTTTGGAAATTTAACACAATTTCTTTCCATGACCGAAGATATGGTGCTTACAACAAGGAAAAAGCTTTTTAGGATCATTCTTTATACAGCTTTAACTATAGTGATGACCTTTTTATTTACAGGTCCTTTTATGATGAAATATATTTTCAACATAGGACTTGATGACTTGCGTATTGCTGGTGGGCTTATTTTGATGGTTATGGCAACAAAAAATCTACTCTTAAGCTCAGAAGCACACAAAAGTAAGCAGGATTTTAGCCAATACCAAAATTTAAGCGAAAATGAAATTTTAAGAAAAAGTATCATTCCTATGGCTTTTCCTATGCTTGTAGGTCCTGGAGCGCTTTCAACTGTGATTGTGGTTAGCGAAGATAGTGGTATGCTTATTGGTTTTGGTTGTGTGTGCTTTGCCTTTGCTTTTATGTTTATTTTATTTCACTTTGCAGCCACGATAGAAAGGATAGTAGGAAAGCTCATCTTGCATATTTTTTCACGCATTGCTCAGGTATTTATCATGGCTATAGGTGTGAAAATGCTCATCGTTGGGATAAAAGATATTTTTATTCTTGCTTAA
- the mnmC gene encoding bifunctional tRNA (5-methylaminomethyl-2-thiouridine)(34)-methyltransferase MnmD/FAD-dependent 5-carboxymethylaminomethyl-2-thiouridine(34) oxidoreductase MnmC codes for MQKASLIFKDNTPYSTLFEDFYFNSKEGIEESEFVYTKAFEFEQKDTFIIAELGFGIGLNFFLTLQRFLGLKNRPKKLFYVSLEGFYLSCEELLQSYKKLGIYEKFKDFLEPFLKAYPKCKDGMYRFYFEDCFLDLVFADARKGIKELDFKADVWYLDGFSPRTNPTLFDEDMIKEVARLSKKGTQICTFSASSLLRKALEKYNFKIQKLQGFRKRQMIRAFFEGFEFDDTQAYFARTKPRHKNKKVAIIGAGIAGASLAFELGLRGFEVSVFDKKADLNLGASANEAGILSSLILKEGVSLGEFSQSAFYEASRFYKRHLKLELNGVYEFAYSNLMKERFLSQDKNPLFRIEDDKAFLEDGGMIKPSYIVKELFKKSKAKLYFSHEFLKYGFENGVFELFFKQKASFQGFDILIYAMGADSKDFINFKAMNLSKVRGQLTHLKPFLNTPYPLSSKGYICPICDTMQVIGATYDRLNQDQASLKSDDEQNIKNIQEFIKDDISFEVIGSRVAFRSYSSDRFAIIGSAYDENLYLKTYKSLLWSKNKAQVPVENDLSLYFAFGFGSRGFATAILGARYLCALINDEPLGILKSFVKDIHPARFLIRELKKGKI; via the coding sequence ATGCAAAAAGCAAGCCTTATCTTTAAAGACAATACCCCTTATTCTACTCTCTTTGAGGATTTTTATTTTAACTCAAAAGAAGGCATTGAAGAGAGCGAGTTTGTTTATACCAAAGCCTTTGAATTTGAGCAAAAAGACACTTTCATCATAGCCGAGCTTGGTTTTGGCATAGGCTTAAATTTCTTTCTTACACTTCAAAGATTTCTAGGACTTAAAAATCGCCCAAAAAAGCTTTTTTATGTGAGTTTGGAAGGTTTTTATCTTTCTTGCGAAGAGCTTTTGCAAAGTTATAAAAAACTTGGTATTTATGAGAAATTTAAAGATTTTTTAGAACCTTTTTTAAAAGCTTATCCAAAGTGCAAGGACGGAATGTATCGTTTTTATTTTGAGGATTGTTTTTTAGATCTTGTTTTTGCAGACGCAAGAAAGGGGATCAAAGAGCTTGATTTTAAGGCTGATGTTTGGTATTTAGACGGCTTTTCGCCAAGAACTAATCCAACTTTGTTTGATGAGGATATGATCAAAGAAGTAGCAAGACTGAGCAAGAAAGGCACGCAAATTTGCACCTTTTCTGCTTCTTCTTTGCTCAGAAAAGCCTTAGAAAAATATAATTTTAAAATACAAAAGCTTCAAGGCTTTCGAAAAAGACAAATGATACGAGCTTTTTTTGAGGGTTTTGAATTTGATGATACGCAAGCTTATTTTGCAAGGACAAAACCAAGACATAAAAACAAAAAAGTTGCTATCATAGGTGCTGGCATAGCAGGGGCAAGTCTTGCCTTTGAACTTGGTTTAAGAGGTTTTGAGGTAAGCGTTTTTGATAAAAAAGCTGATTTAAATTTAGGGGCAAGTGCTAATGAGGCAGGTATTTTAAGTTCTTTGATCTTAAAAGAAGGCGTGAGTTTGGGCGAATTTAGTCAAAGTGCTTTTTATGAGGCTTCAAGATTTTATAAACGCCATTTAAAGCTTGAGTTAAACGGAGTTTATGAGTTTGCATACTCAAATTTAATGAAAGAGCGTTTTTTAAGTCAAGATAAAAATCCCTTGTTTAGGATAGAAGATGATAAGGCTTTTTTGGAAGATGGTGGCATGATCAAGCCCTCATATATCGTCAAAGAGCTTTTTAAAAAAAGCAAAGCAAAGCTTTATTTTTCTCATGAGTTTTTAAAATATGGCTTTGAAAACGGAGTTTTTGAGCTTTTTTTCAAGCAAAAAGCTTCCTTTCAGGGTTTTGACATACTTATTTATGCTATGGGTGCTGATAGCAAGGATTTCATTAATTTTAAGGCTATGAATTTAAGTAAGGTTAGAGGGCAGCTTACTCATCTTAAGCCTTTTTTAAATACCCCTTATCCGCTTTCATCTAAGGGCTATATCTGCCCTATATGTGATACCATGCAAGTTATTGGTGCAACTTATGATAGGCTAAATCAAGATCAAGCTTCTTTAAAAAGTGATGATGAACAAAATATCAAAAATATACAAGAATTTATCAAAGATGATATTTCTTTTGAGGTGATTGGCTCAAGGGTAGCTTTTCGGTCGTATTCAAGCGATAGATTTGCTATTATTGGCAGTGCTTATGATGAGAATTTGTATTTAAAGACATATAAAAGTTTGTTGTGGAGCAAAAACAAGGCTCAAGTGCCTGTGGAAAATGATTTGAGCTTATATTTTGCCTTTGGTTTTGGCTCAAGAGGCTTTGCAACAGCTATACTTGGGGCTAGGTATTTGTGTGCCTTGATCAATGATGAGCCTTTGGGTATCTTAAAATCTTTCGTCAAAGACATTCATCCGGCAAGATTTTTAATACGAGAGCTTAAAAAGGGCAAAATTTAA
- a CDS encoding methionine-R-sulfoxide reductase: MSKNKEANMKELNDEEKRVILYKGTEAPFSGKFNDCFEKGVYVCKQCGAKLYKSESKFKSGCGWPSFDDEIQGAVKRVKDKDGIRTEIICAKCKGHLGHVFEGEGFTPKNIRHCVNSISLDFIKD, from the coding sequence ATTTCCAAAAACAAGGAAGCTAATATGAAAGAACTCAACGATGAAGAAAAAAGGGTTATCTTATACAAAGGCACAGAAGCTCCTTTTAGTGGAAAATTTAATGATTGCTTTGAAAAGGGTGTGTATGTGTGCAAACAATGCGGAGCAAAGCTTTATAAAAGCGAATCTAAATTTAAATCAGGCTGTGGTTGGCCAAGCTTTGATGATGAAATTCAGGGTGCTGTAAAAAGAGTAAAAGATAAAGATGGCATAAGAACAGAAATCATTTGTGCAAAGTGCAAGGGGCATTTAGGTCATGTTTTTGAGGGCGAGGGCTTTACGCCTAAAAACATAAGACATTGCGTTAATTCTATATCTTTAGACTTTATTAAGGACTGA
- the ftsH gene encoding ATP-dependent zinc metalloprotease FtsH, whose amino-acid sequence MDNNQKNNPQQNNNNNFFNKNPILVFAIFAIIAILLFKTFVDSSESSLGGIGSGGATKNIPYSELKKLIESNQITQVSIGQTSIRALSNQNTTFIAKKVSTDPTLIPLLDEKKISYGAYSETNWFTDILFSWVLPIFIFFGIWMFLASRMQRNMGSSILGIGSSKKLVNSEKPKVKFSDVAGVEEAKEEVKEIVDFLKHPERYINLGAKIPKGLLLVGPPGTGKTLLAKAVAGEADVPFFSVSGSSFIEMFVGVGASRVRDLFENAKKEAPAIVFIDEIDAIGKSRAAGAMMGGNDEREQTLNQLLAEMDGFGTESSPVIVLAATNRPEVLDAALLRPGRFDRQVLVDKPDFKGRCDILKVHMKDVKISPEVKVEDVARLTAGLAGADLANIINEAALLAGRDSKRYVEQKDLVEAVERAIAGLEKKSRRINEKEKKIVTYHECGHALIAETTKGAKKVSKVSVIPRGLAALGYTLNTPEENKFLMQKHELLAEVDVLLGGRGAEEVFIGEISTGASNDLERATDIIKAMISMYGMSEIAGLMVLEKQRNTFLTGGQTIKDYSDKMAESLDEYVKNTLNERYAGVKATLETYKGAIETMVAALYEEETIEGAKVREIIKDFEVQNNLSTRLQEEENKKEA is encoded by the coding sequence ATGGACAATAATCAAAAAAATAATCCTCAACAAAATAATAACAATAATTTTTTCAACAAAAATCCTATTTTAGTTTTTGCAATCTTTGCGATCATAGCTATATTGCTTTTCAAAACTTTTGTAGATAGCTCAGAATCAAGTCTAGGAGGGATAGGCTCTGGTGGTGCAACCAAAAATATCCCTTATTCAGAACTTAAAAAGCTTATCGAAAGCAACCAGATCACTCAGGTAAGCATAGGTCAAACAAGCATTAGAGCTTTGTCAAATCAAAATACAACTTTCATTGCAAAAAAAGTAAGTACTGATCCAACACTCATTCCTTTGCTTGATGAGAAGAAAATCTCTTATGGAGCATATTCTGAAACAAATTGGTTTACTGATATACTATTTTCTTGGGTCTTGCCGATTTTCATTTTCTTTGGAATTTGGATGTTTTTAGCAAGTAGAATGCAAAGAAATATGGGCAGTTCAATACTTGGCATAGGAAGTTCCAAAAAGCTTGTAAATTCTGAAAAGCCAAAGGTTAAATTTAGCGATGTAGCTGGCGTTGAGGAAGCCAAAGAAGAGGTAAAAGAAATCGTTGATTTTCTCAAACACCCTGAAAGATATATAAATTTAGGTGCGAAAATCCCAAAAGGTCTTTTACTTGTAGGACCTCCGGGCACTGGTAAAACCCTGCTTGCAAAGGCTGTTGCCGGAGAAGCTGATGTGCCGTTTTTTAGCGTTTCAGGTTCATCTTTTATAGAAATGTTTGTAGGCGTTGGAGCAAGTAGAGTGCGTGATCTTTTTGAAAATGCCAAAAAAGAAGCTCCGGCTATTGTTTTTATCGATGAGATTGATGCCATAGGAAAAAGCCGTGCAGCTGGGGCTATGATGGGTGGAAATGATGAAAGAGAACAAACCTTAAATCAGCTCTTAGCCGAAATGGACGGCTTTGGCACAGAAAGCTCTCCTGTCATCGTTTTAGCCGCTACAAACCGCCCTGAGGTTTTAGATGCCGCACTTTTAAGACCTGGGCGTTTTGATAGACAAGTTTTGGTTGATAAGCCTGATTTTAAGGGTCGTTGTGATATTTTGAAAGTGCATATGAAAGATGTAAAAATTTCACCTGAAGTTAAGGTCGAAGATGTAGCACGCCTTACTGCTGGGCTTGCAGGAGCTGATCTTGCTAATATCATAAATGAAGCAGCGCTTTTAGCAGGAAGAGATAGCAAAAGATATGTCGAACAAAAAGATCTTGTCGAAGCTGTTGAAAGGGCTATTGCTGGGCTTGAGAAAAAATCACGCCGTATAAACGAAAAAGAGAAAAAAATCGTAACCTATCATGAGTGCGGACATGCTTTGATCGCTGAAACCACCAAGGGAGCAAAGAAAGTAAGTAAGGTTTCTGTGATCCCAAGGGGTCTTGCAGCACTTGGCTATACCTTAAATACGCCTGAAGAAAACAAGTTTTTAATGCAAAAACATGAACTTTTGGCTGAAGTTGATGTGCTTTTAGGAGGGCGTGGAGCTGAAGAGGTATTTATAGGCGAAATTTCAACCGGAGCAAGTAACGATCTTGAAAGGGCTACTGATATTATCAAAGCGATGATTTCTATGTATGGAATGAGTGAAATCGCTGGGCTTATGGTGCTTGAAAAGCAAAGAAATACCTTTTTGACAGGCGGACAGACGATTAAGGATTATTCTGATAAAATGGCAGAGTCCTTAGATGAATATGTTAAAAATACCTTAAATGAAAGATATGCAGGCGTTAAAGCCACACTTGAAACCTATAAAGGTGCTATTGAAACTATGGTCGCAGCTTTATACGAAGAAGAAACGATCGAGGGTGCAAAGGTGCGTGAGATTATCAAGGATTTTGAGGTGCAAAACAATCTTTCAACCCGCTTACAAGAAGAAGAAAATAAAAAAGAAGCATAA
- a CDS encoding phosphatidylserine decarboxylase — translation MSIKNFISRAGIFPLSLYAVFFILVWIFYSFSWVLFFLFLLLLWIYKNPERIALYDDKKAILSPIDAELLSIKQIIHHDFGECIELNFKNAFYQNGTIRASLDMQIQEIKARHGLFLSPKFDLPLHLNERLLIIAQNKEKRKFGLRICAGCLDRKIKFYNNSTEFKGGEELGFSVNGIISLLLPKDTAIKIGVGDSVKACSLIGYFS, via the coding sequence ATGAGCATTAAAAATTTCATCTCAAGAGCTGGCATTTTTCCCTTAAGTCTTTATGCTGTATTTTTCATACTTGTGTGGATTTTTTATAGCTTTTCTTGGGTTTTATTTTTTTTATTTTTACTTCTTTTGTGGATTTATAAAAATCCTGAACGCATAGCCTTATACGATGATAAAAAGGCTATTTTATCGCCTATTGACGCAGAGCTTTTATCTATAAAACAAATTATTCATCATGATTTTGGCGAATGTATCGAGCTTAATTTTAAAAATGCTTTTTATCAAAATGGCACGATAAGAGCAAGTTTAGATATGCAAATTCAAGAGATTAAAGCAAGACATGGACTTTTTTTAAGTCCTAAATTTGATCTGCCTTTGCATTTGAATGAGCGTTTATTAATCATTGCTCAAAATAAAGAAAAGCGTAAATTTGGGCTTAGAATTTGTGCAGGTTGTCTTGATAGAAAAATCAAATTTTATAACAATAGCACAGAATTTAAAGGCGGAGAAGAACTTGGCTTTAGTGTTAATGGTATCATTAGCCTTTTGCTTCCCAAGGATACGGCGATTAAAATAGGCGTTGGCGATAGCGTAAAAGCCTGCTCTTTAATCGGCTATTTTTCATAA